In Streptomyces dangxiongensis, one DNA window encodes the following:
- a CDS encoding LysR family transcriptional regulator codes for MDLDTVRTFVAAADAGQFQEAAVELAVTQQAVSKRIAALERDLGVRLFTRTPRGAELTIDGQAFLPHARELLRVAERAVASVRTGHRPLRVDVIASRVAASGLMRGFHRAHPAIDLDVMMLFDIETAVAAIRSGAIDASFRAVAVPGRPLPEDIESVRVLDEPLQLLTGPAHALADARSVTVAQLVGHRIWMPGIVPGTEWAAYYDDLVAEFGLTIEATGPNFGSDALLDTIADTPALATFMGEQTRLVWPAGHGLRRIPVTDPTPVYPHSLLWHRDNPHPALATLRAHLAAATPGRDAAGTWMPNWVIPR; via the coding sequence ATGGACCTCGACACCGTCCGGACCTTCGTCGCCGCCGCCGACGCGGGACAGTTCCAGGAGGCCGCCGTCGAGCTGGCGGTCACCCAGCAGGCCGTCTCCAAGCGCATCGCCGCGCTGGAACGCGACCTCGGGGTGCGGCTGTTCACCCGCACCCCGCGCGGCGCCGAGCTGACCATCGACGGGCAGGCGTTCCTGCCCCACGCGCGCGAGCTGCTGCGCGTCGCCGAACGCGCGGTCGCGTCCGTGCGCACCGGCCACCGCCCGTTGCGCGTCGACGTGATCGCCTCGCGCGTCGCGGCGTCGGGCCTGATGCGCGGCTTCCACCGCGCGCACCCCGCCATCGACCTCGACGTGATGATGCTGTTCGACATCGAGACGGCCGTCGCCGCCATCCGCTCCGGTGCGATCGACGCCTCCTTCCGCGCCGTCGCCGTGCCCGGCCGGCCCCTGCCCGAGGACATCGAGTCCGTCCGGGTGCTCGACGAGCCGCTCCAGCTCCTCACCGGCCCCGCCCACGCGCTGGCGGACGCCCGGTCGGTCACCGTCGCCCAGCTCGTCGGCCACCGCATCTGGATGCCCGGCATCGTCCCCGGCACCGAGTGGGCGGCCTACTACGACGACCTCGTCGCCGAGTTCGGTCTCACCATCGAGGCCACCGGCCCCAACTTCGGCTCCGACGCGCTCCTCGACACCATCGCCGACACCCCCGCCCTCGCCACCTTCATGGGTGAGCAGACCCGCCTCGTCTGGCCCGCGGGCCACGGCCTGCGCCGCATCCCGGTGACCGACCCGACGCCCGTCTACCCGCACTCGCTCCTCTGGCACCGCGACAACCCCCACCCGGCGCTGGCCACCCTCCGCGCCCACCTCGCCGCCGCGACGCCCGGCCGCGACGCCGCCGGGACCTGGATGCCGAACTGGGTGATTCCGCGTTGA
- a CDS encoding kynureninase/PvdN C-terminal domain-containing protein — translation MTYTDGGGLPALRRRTSHPLRFTSVTPSGPGRRGSQGSLRHPHALARALADHGVIADMRAPTCCASASTRSAPPTGNCSPRRGAFGASPPGPRTTRRRGGRDR, via the coding sequence ATGACGTATACCGATGGCGGTGGTCTTCCCGCGCTGCGCCGACGGACTTCTCACCCCCTTCGGTTCACCTCCGTCACCCCGTCCGGCCCCGGCCGCCGCGGCAGCCAGGGCTCCCTGCGCCACCCCCACGCCCTGGCACGCGCGCTCGCCGACCACGGCGTGATCGCTGACATGCGCGCCCCGACCTGCTGCGCTTCGGCTTCAACTCGCTCTGCACCACCCACGGGGAACTGCTCACCGCGGCGCGGCGCCTTCGGGGCATCGCCGCCGGGGCCGCGTACGACCCGACGCCGCGGAGGCCGTGACCGGTGA
- a CDS encoding PP2C family protein-serine/threonine phosphatase has product MKVIESGWPRLLGSYGRGSFVRLSPVILTVVIASLAYATPPQMAFSRLLPAAPALAAAMWPVLPTVLLGTVCLFLMIGLSLVFPGLGTWWTAGGIIAVTVAAAYGSHIRLQRERTLFQVRLVADAAQQVVLSPLPRRFGSVEIESLYLAAAAEARIGGDFYEVVDTRWGVRLLIGDVRGKGLPAVGAAAAIVNAFREAAHDEADMVSVARRLDAGSTRYNASFPPEGPMERFATALLVEIPHGGRHIEILNCGHPPPLFLNHGEVRALEPTTPSPLLNLAELIGDHYTVDTFDFAPGDLLLLYTDGVAEARAHDGEFFPLTAWLRRQPPAPPQELLTALHRDLLRYSRGRLDDDIAALAVRLCETSR; this is encoded by the coding sequence ATGAAAGTGATCGAGTCTGGATGGCCACGTCTCCTCGGCAGCTACGGCCGGGGAAGCTTTGTGCGGCTGTCGCCGGTCATCCTGACCGTCGTCATCGCCAGCCTGGCATACGCCACACCCCCGCAAATGGCCTTCAGCCGCCTCCTGCCCGCGGCTCCGGCCCTCGCCGCCGCGATGTGGCCGGTGCTCCCCACCGTCCTGCTGGGGACGGTCTGCCTTTTCCTGATGATCGGCCTCAGCCTCGTGTTCCCCGGCCTGGGGACGTGGTGGACGGCCGGGGGGATCATCGCGGTCACCGTGGCGGCCGCGTACGGAAGTCACATCCGGCTCCAGCGGGAGCGGACCCTCTTCCAGGTGCGCCTCGTCGCCGACGCGGCGCAGCAGGTGGTGCTGAGTCCCCTGCCGCGCCGCTTCGGGAGCGTCGAGATCGAGTCGCTGTATCTCGCGGCCGCGGCGGAGGCCCGTATCGGCGGGGACTTCTACGAGGTGGTCGACACGCGCTGGGGGGTCAGGCTGCTCATCGGTGATGTGCGGGGCAAGGGCCTGCCGGCCGTGGGGGCAGCCGCGGCGATCGTCAACGCCTTCCGGGAGGCGGCCCACGACGAGGCTGACATGGTCAGCGTCGCGCGACGGCTGGACGCCGGCAGCACCCGTTACAACGCCTCGTTTCCCCCCGAGGGGCCGATGGAGCGCTTCGCCACCGCCCTTCTCGTCGAGATCCCGCACGGGGGCAGGCATATCGAGATCCTCAACTGCGGACACCCCCCGCCGCTGTTCCTGAACCACGGGGAAGTCCGTGCCCTCGAGCCCACCACCCCCTCGCCACTGCTCAATCTCGCTGAGCTGATCGGCGACCACTACACCGTCGACACCTTCGACTTCGCCCCCGGCGACCTGCTGCTTCTCTATACCGACGGGGTCGCCGAGGCCCGCGCCCACGACGGTGAGTTCTTCCCGCTGACGGCCTGGTTGCGCCGACAGCCCCCGGCGCCGCCCCAAGAGCTGCTCACGGCTCTCCATCGCGACCTCCTCCGCTACAGCAGGGGACGCCTCGACGACGACATCGCCGCGCTCGCCGTGCGCCTGTGCGAAACGTCGCGATAA
- a CDS encoding DUF4232 domain-containing protein → MKSKLTAVALAAVVVAGTAAAAVPASAAPAKAEPTRCHTTDLKAGFATGEDAKPEMGQTEKQTQAYVWFTNRSKRTCTLSGFAGVDMTGAQQTDGTWSLARSSKKPVKMTLQQGDTVDFSITLLPVAKSTPRNEKFVPATFLVTPPSETEHFTLQWPFGGQILKQDGATHPATYLDPVGL, encoded by the coding sequence ATGAAGAGCAAGCTGACCGCCGTGGCCCTTGCCGCCGTCGTCGTCGCCGGCACTGCCGCCGCGGCCGTCCCGGCCTCGGCCGCCCCCGCCAAGGCCGAGCCGACCCGCTGCCACACCACCGACCTGAAGGCCGGCTTCGCCACGGGGGAGGACGCGAAGCCGGAGATGGGGCAGACCGAGAAGCAGACCCAGGCGTACGTCTGGTTCACCAACCGGAGCAAGCGCACCTGCACCCTGTCCGGCTTCGCCGGCGTCGACATGACCGGCGCTCAGCAGACCGACGGCACCTGGTCGCTGGCGCGCTCCTCCAAGAAGCCCGTAAAGATGACCCTGCAGCAGGGGGACACGGTGGACTTCAGCATCACCCTGCTCCCGGTGGCCAAGTCCACGCCGCGGAACGAGAAGTTCGTTCCGGCCACATTCCTGGTCACCCCGCCGAGCGAGACGGAGCACTTCACCCTGCAGTGGCCGTTCGGCGGCCAGATCCTCAAGCAGGACGGCGCCACCCACCCGGCCACCTACCTCGATCCGGTCGGGCTGTAA
- a CDS encoding P-loop NTPase — translation MATEALNLWLPSARFLFEPMPRGRSGAELVSVDISGDTGGFRSGTYVLRVGPAEEDLAQANERAAHHLIRDADPDFAERHIPRLLRIDQRRHGDVRLVVSLHQLAGGSLSRYSPPRSGSTGLLRCAHSISHDVLNAWADPSDMTQMRPHDLLPAVTGTARLAECLAVVPSFFRGEVHHEDGHAFLNPLAVLGEADGGELPIMGGICHGDLNTSNVLVPRDEVTADDNSYWIVDLDQARRSVAGFDLAYLEVSVLVNILPAIRRPVLARCLEAAEDVPVKPVPDDCQWLVDFLQRSRAGISEWVSGQTGRVDRLYQQFTLVRMATALVWARRFPHDDERTRLCLAYAGWYALRYRRTFADAARQQPPQPSVPVAHTPPGEVERVREDLWESFWGTVSGFSPHAARYVLVAEQLPRTSSISALGRIPWSLIVDLDPASDGDGLHHWASPVLNAQRAVHLFTEERPVIDYARGTAWLLAAGSVLRREPALEGREWVLRRLDTVRRLTSSFHQFVGDTPVYVLVLEGGTESAPEGGRNRLPRVIETMDEMFQGQAIFLHVGLADLQPYVPVVQVPLPVRDLLDRLTATLGSSAEYLDYTVPALDNGTVAISPETMQKLHEHLVILHDGIDAATPPGDKSDNDAFWRGGLIGWDDLDAGRDVVRAVNDGIVAALRDSLRQHRTRTVVVEHRPGAGGTTAALRAAWDLHQEYPVAVLPHGAPIGPSRVPLVADRLHLLYTITQLPVLLVAEAGDLSESYREVLYRESARRNTPLTILYVRRGVAQSNRTALQVSEPLEPAETAEFFGRYSALTNDQHRIDELRLLGTKHYEHYRTPFFYGLVTFEREFTKLSTYVRTHLDHVRGRAREVMQYLALATIYSNTGLQRELVQKLMHVSTPSAELDLSDVLGPEAARLVAVRNGRVRLQHQLLAEQVLAELLNDDRWKQHLKEVSIDFIQALAITTDVAADPVRVLLRQMFVDRQGGTADGIEDRRKFAPLIEQLDLNSAHQVLKSLTEHVPDEPHFWNHLGRHQMYRLNRELDKAEEYVTRAVDLAEWDFLHHHTLGLARRSRMRQALRGAKRRGVQSVMAVADRWFAQTVECFATTRKLNPENIYGYVTHVQAIVDVAKAIKDAARVSSIAELSSDASEWVAENVAEANFLLNEAAQLYGTLDQHDDYLVRCQADIKRLYGDLDSVVELWELAVAGDRSTPMMQRALAQAYYVRGGRSWRELDAAELARIVELARQNLSRTGCKEEDYRLWFEAYKLLPEFDIDEALSQLQLWADRFPSWRAHYYRYCLFFHLWFTGRSNDVEAFRVEQQQAEKYVVGRSNRSYLWLSAGPEWYPLIADSDLGEWSRRDMFWTNTTHLQRVNGVIDLIRGPQAGTIQLEGAVTAFFVPSRGKFLPESDENTPVNFFLGLSPEGPRAWDVRRGHVDHALRARQTVSTGPVRTLAARQPVYLAPAQVAAQAATLTRQRKLDFCISLLEAWQTVGDTPRLSRLTQRVSARFRYDGADAAELLAESGRVYFDADDNDPLVQMLRGPGQPVGSTPAGHGQSSDGRQELGRITFVNATQGHGIVELVNHGWARFTTGDVRTPLVDGPVRGQIVRAVMVEMDRNGGRNARGLELLPLTATLVGTEVVDAEQLRGRVETDLRYEVEERLAQSVRAVPTRELEDWLEERFKGCQPLARRLGLPSLERLWAELDWLKQSGPPGNRMLSLTSGRVFGRIPDGRAKDAGQDRRADERDDFGTALDSVVAALQQVDKGKAPTFYRVKNGLVKHLKSRYDAVVGGSLQRRIERQPGWELRELKPGVQLVHRASAPAPPANTSEPFTTALAHIVDELAGQGKPPNLQTIGSNLRSRLGDAYANVVGSSLKKRIEREPGWWLEEIRPGVHLAHRAGAPGTAQRPAAEVDVAADLNTLIGELLTRDGEARLTDLGNALRERWGPETYQAVTVGRTLRRLAEAYGWEAYCPRPDTWALRARDAQPSDGEG, via the coding sequence ATGGCGACTGAGGCCCTGAACCTCTGGTTACCCTCCGCGCGGTTTCTCTTCGAGCCGATGCCAAGGGGCCGCTCGGGTGCCGAGCTGGTGAGCGTGGACATCAGCGGCGACACCGGAGGCTTCCGGTCAGGCACCTACGTCCTACGCGTCGGCCCGGCGGAGGAGGACCTCGCCCAGGCCAACGAACGGGCGGCCCATCACCTGATCCGCGACGCCGACCCGGACTTCGCCGAGCGGCACATCCCTCGTCTGCTGCGCATCGACCAACGTCGCCACGGCGACGTCCGGCTGGTGGTGTCGCTGCACCAACTCGCCGGCGGCAGCCTCAGCCGGTACAGCCCGCCGCGCAGTGGTTCGACGGGGCTGCTGCGCTGCGCGCACTCCATTTCCCACGACGTGCTGAACGCCTGGGCGGACCCGAGCGACATGACGCAGATGAGGCCGCACGACCTGCTGCCGGCGGTCACCGGAACGGCCAGACTCGCCGAGTGCCTGGCCGTTGTACCGTCCTTCTTCCGGGGCGAGGTCCACCACGAGGACGGGCACGCGTTCCTCAATCCCCTCGCCGTCCTCGGCGAGGCCGACGGCGGCGAGCTGCCGATCATGGGGGGCATCTGCCACGGGGACCTCAACACCAGCAACGTGCTCGTGCCTCGGGACGAGGTGACTGCCGACGACAACTCCTACTGGATCGTCGATCTGGACCAGGCGCGCCGGTCCGTCGCCGGGTTCGACCTGGCCTACCTCGAGGTCAGCGTCCTGGTGAACATACTGCCGGCCATCCGCCGCCCCGTGCTCGCCCGGTGCCTGGAGGCCGCTGAGGACGTCCCGGTCAAGCCGGTTCCGGACGACTGCCAGTGGCTCGTGGACTTCCTGCAGCGGTCACGCGCCGGCATCTCGGAATGGGTCTCCGGGCAGACCGGGCGGGTGGACCGCCTGTACCAGCAGTTCACGCTGGTACGCATGGCGACCGCACTGGTGTGGGCCCGGCGCTTCCCCCATGACGACGAACGCACCCGGCTCTGCCTCGCCTATGCCGGCTGGTACGCCCTGCGGTACCGCAGGACCTTCGCCGACGCCGCGCGGCAGCAGCCGCCGCAGCCGAGCGTTCCCGTGGCCCACACCCCGCCGGGGGAGGTGGAGCGGGTCCGCGAGGACCTGTGGGAGTCATTCTGGGGGACCGTCTCCGGGTTCTCCCCGCACGCGGCCCGGTACGTCCTCGTCGCGGAGCAACTCCCCCGCACATCATCCATCTCGGCGCTCGGCCGCATCCCCTGGTCGTTGATCGTCGACCTCGACCCGGCCTCGGACGGCGACGGACTTCACCACTGGGCGAGCCCGGTCCTCAACGCGCAGCGCGCGGTGCATCTCTTCACCGAGGAGCGCCCGGTGATCGACTATGCGCGCGGCACGGCCTGGCTGCTGGCCGCCGGTTCCGTGCTCCGCCGGGAGCCCGCCCTGGAGGGACGCGAGTGGGTGCTCCGTCGCCTGGACACCGTGCGTCGGCTCACCTCCTCATTCCACCAGTTCGTCGGCGATACGCCGGTGTACGTCCTGGTGCTCGAGGGCGGCACCGAGTCCGCGCCGGAAGGGGGCCGGAACAGACTGCCGCGGGTCATCGAGACCATGGACGAGATGTTCCAGGGGCAGGCGATCTTCCTGCACGTGGGACTGGCCGACCTACAGCCCTACGTTCCCGTGGTCCAGGTGCCGCTGCCCGTGCGCGACCTGCTGGACCGCCTCACCGCGACACTGGGCAGCAGCGCCGAGTACCTCGACTACACGGTGCCCGCCCTCGACAACGGCACGGTGGCGATCTCGCCGGAGACCATGCAGAAGCTGCACGAGCACCTGGTGATCCTGCATGACGGGATCGATGCCGCCACTCCGCCCGGCGACAAGAGCGACAATGACGCTTTCTGGCGCGGCGGCCTCATCGGCTGGGATGATCTGGACGCTGGTCGGGACGTGGTGCGCGCCGTCAACGACGGCATCGTGGCCGCCCTCCGTGACAGTCTGAGGCAGCATCGCACCCGTACCGTCGTGGTCGAGCACCGGCCGGGCGCCGGCGGCACCACCGCGGCCCTGCGCGCCGCCTGGGACCTGCACCAGGAGTATCCGGTGGCGGTGCTCCCGCACGGCGCACCGATCGGGCCGTCGCGCGTCCCGCTCGTCGCCGACCGACTGCATCTGCTGTACACCATCACGCAGTTGCCGGTGCTGCTGGTCGCTGAGGCGGGCGACCTGAGCGAGTCCTACCGGGAGGTGCTGTACCGCGAGTCGGCCAGGCGCAACACCCCGCTGACCATTCTCTACGTCAGGCGGGGGGTCGCTCAGTCAAACCGGACCGCCCTTCAAGTGTCGGAGCCGCTGGAACCGGCGGAGACCGCCGAGTTCTTCGGCCGCTACTCCGCGCTGACGAACGACCAGCATCGGATCGACGAGCTGCGGCTGCTGGGCACCAAGCACTACGAGCACTACCGCACGCCCTTCTTCTACGGCCTCGTCACCTTCGAGCGGGAGTTCACCAAGCTCTCCACCTACGTGCGCACCCATCTCGACCATGTACGCGGCCGAGCGCGCGAGGTCATGCAGTACCTCGCCCTGGCCACCATCTACTCCAACACCGGGTTGCAGCGGGAGCTGGTGCAGAAGCTGATGCACGTCTCCACACCGTCGGCAGAGCTCGACCTCTCCGATGTGCTGGGCCCGGAAGCGGCACGGCTGGTGGCGGTGCGCAACGGCCGGGTACGCCTCCAGCATCAGCTCCTGGCCGAACAGGTACTGGCCGAACTCCTCAACGACGACCGGTGGAAGCAGCATCTCAAGGAGGTGTCGATCGACTTCATCCAGGCTCTGGCGATCACCACCGACGTGGCCGCGGACCCGGTGCGGGTGCTGCTCCGCCAGATGTTCGTGGACCGGCAGGGCGGCACTGCGGACGGGATCGAGGATCGGCGGAAGTTCGCCCCGTTGATCGAGCAGCTTGATCTCAACTCCGCCCACCAGGTGCTCAAGTCCCTCACCGAGCACGTGCCCGACGAGCCGCACTTCTGGAACCACCTGGGCCGACACCAGATGTACCGCCTCAACCGGGAGCTCGACAAAGCAGAGGAGTACGTCACGCGGGCGGTGGACCTGGCGGAGTGGGATTTCCTGCATCACCACACCCTCGGTCTCGCGCGCCGCAGCCGGATGCGCCAAGCGCTGCGCGGCGCCAAGCGGCGCGGGGTTCAGTCGGTGATGGCCGTCGCCGACCGATGGTTCGCGCAGACCGTCGAGTGCTTCGCCACCACCCGGAAACTCAATCCGGAGAACATCTATGGTTACGTCACCCATGTGCAGGCCATCGTCGACGTCGCCAAGGCCATCAAGGACGCGGCACGGGTCTCGTCCATCGCGGAACTCAGCTCCGACGCGAGCGAGTGGGTCGCGGAGAACGTGGCCGAGGCCAACTTCCTGCTGAACGAGGCCGCCCAACTGTACGGGACTCTGGACCAGCACGACGACTACTTGGTGCGGTGCCAGGCGGACATCAAGCGGCTGTACGGAGACCTCGACTCGGTGGTCGAGCTGTGGGAGCTCGCCGTCGCCGGCGACCGCAGCACACCCATGATGCAGCGGGCGCTCGCTCAGGCGTACTACGTACGCGGCGGCCGTAGCTGGCGGGAACTGGACGCCGCCGAGCTGGCCCGTATCGTGGAGCTGGCCCGGCAGAACCTCTCCAGAACGGGCTGCAAGGAGGAGGACTACCGGCTCTGGTTCGAAGCGTACAAGCTCCTGCCAGAGTTCGACATCGACGAGGCGCTCTCCCAGCTCCAACTCTGGGCGGACCGGTTCCCCTCGTGGCGCGCCCACTACTACCGGTACTGCCTCTTCTTCCACCTCTGGTTCACGGGGCGCAGCAACGACGTGGAGGCTTTCCGCGTGGAGCAGCAGCAGGCCGAGAAGTACGTGGTGGGCCGCTCCAACCGCTCCTATCTGTGGCTGTCCGCCGGCCCCGAGTGGTATCCGCTGATCGCCGACAGCGACCTGGGCGAATGGAGCCGCCGGGACATGTTCTGGACGAACACCACGCATCTGCAGCGGGTGAACGGCGTCATCGACCTCATCCGCGGGCCCCAGGCGGGCACCATCCAACTCGAAGGCGCGGTCACCGCCTTCTTCGTCCCCTCCCGGGGCAAGTTCCTTCCGGAGAGCGACGAGAACACCCCGGTCAACTTCTTCCTCGGCCTCAGCCCCGAGGGGCCCCGCGCGTGGGACGTCAGACGGGGGCACGTCGATCACGCCCTGCGGGCACGGCAGACGGTGTCGACAGGCCCGGTTCGCACGCTCGCCGCCCGGCAGCCCGTGTACCTGGCGCCCGCCCAAGTCGCGGCGCAGGCTGCCACGCTCACCCGGCAGCGCAAGCTTGATTTCTGCATCTCCCTGCTGGAGGCATGGCAGACGGTCGGCGACACACCCCGGCTGTCCCGGCTCACCCAGCGGGTCAGCGCCCGCTTCCGGTACGACGGCGCGGACGCCGCCGAACTCCTCGCCGAGTCGGGCCGGGTCTACTTCGACGCCGACGACAACGATCCTCTCGTCCAAATGCTCCGCGGCCCGGGCCAACCGGTCGGGTCGACACCGGCCGGCCATGGGCAGTCCTCCGACGGCCGGCAGGAGCTGGGCCGCATCACTTTCGTCAATGCGACCCAGGGGCACGGCATCGTTGAACTGGTGAACCACGGGTGGGCGCGCTTCACGACCGGCGATGTCCGGACGCCGCTTGTGGACGGTCCGGTCCGCGGCCAGATCGTACGGGCGGTCATGGTGGAGATGGACCGCAACGGTGGGCGCAACGCGCGGGGCCTGGAGCTGTTGCCCCTTACGGCCACGCTGGTGGGCACCGAGGTGGTGGACGCGGAGCAGCTCCGCGGGCGCGTCGAGACCGACCTGCGGTACGAGGTCGAGGAGCGGCTTGCGCAGAGCGTGCGCGCGGTGCCGACGCGGGAACTCGAGGATTGGCTGGAGGAAAGGTTCAAGGGCTGCCAGCCGCTCGCGCGCCGTCTCGGGCTGCCGTCCCTGGAGCGGTTGTGGGCCGAGCTGGACTGGCTGAAGCAGAGCGGGCCCCCCGGCAACAGGATGCTGAGCCTGACCAGCGGGAGGGTGTTCGGGCGCATCCCGGACGGCCGTGCGAAGGATGCGGGGCAGGACAGACGCGCCGATGAGCGGGACGACTTCGGCACGGCGTTGGATTCCGTGGTCGCCGCGCTCCAACAAGTCGACAAGGGCAAGGCGCCCACGTTCTACAGGGTGAAGAACGGGCTCGTGAAGCATTTGAAGAGCAGGTACGACGCCGTAGTCGGCGGTTCCCTGCAGAGGCGGATAGAACGGCAACCGGGGTGGGAACTGCGGGAACTCAAGCCGGGTGTGCAGTTGGTCCACCGAGCCAGTGCTCCCGCGCCGCCCGCCAACACGTCGGAGCCCTTCACCACCGCGCTCGCCCACATCGTGGACGAACTCGCCGGGCAGGGAAAGCCCCCCAACCTCCAGACGATCGGGTCGAACCTTCGATCACGACTCGGCGACGCGTACGCGAACGTCGTCGGCTCCTCGTTGAAGAAGCGGATCGAACGTGAACCCGGTTGGTGGTTGGAGGAGATCCGTCCCGGCGTGCACCTGGCCCATCGAGCCGGCGCTCCCGGGACGGCGCAGCGCCCGGCGGCGGAGGTGGATGTCGCGGCGGACCTGAACACCCTGATCGGAGAGTTGCTGACGCGTGACGGCGAGGCTCGTCTCACCGACCTCGGGAACGCGTTGCGGGAGCGGTGGGGACCTGAGACCTACCAGGCGGTGACCGTCGGCCGCACGCTCCGTCGGTTGGCCGAGGCGTACGGCTGGGAGGCCTACTGCCCGAGGCCGGACACCTGGGCTCTGCGTGCCCGCGACGCCCAGCCCTCCGACGGGGAGGGATGA
- a CDS encoding MFS transporter, giving the protein MRSGYRTGHRLGRRFGWLWGAYGTSALGTWLAFGAFPLIAIRVLHAGPAEVAALSSVAAAVGAAVAVPLGPWVEFRRKRPVLITMDLSRFVALLTIPAAYALGVLTFLQLLLVSVVVAAADITFRAASGAYLKTLLPAEDLLVANVRFESTAWTTTIIGPPLGGAAIGLLGPLATVVADAVSYLLSALGIRATGGEEPPPERREAARMRAGDLLDGWRYILTDATLRPLFFNTALFNGLLMATQPLLAVLMIGRLGFAPWQYGLAFAAPSVGGLLGSRLARPLVTRFGQHRILVLVGALRALWPVGLAFLGPGTGGLLLVMGVELGLIFCCGVFNPVYATYRLERTPTDRAARTLSAWAVTTKASTALLTAVWGVLGGLLGPRTAIGLAGVLLLATPLLLPRRTAAPPAEPEPAPAHAPARARRAHP; this is encoded by the coding sequence GTGAGAAGCGGGTACCGGACGGGACATCGGCTGGGGCGACGGTTCGGATGGCTCTGGGGGGCGTACGGAACCAGCGCGCTCGGCACGTGGCTCGCCTTCGGCGCGTTCCCGCTGATCGCCATCCGGGTGCTGCACGCCGGACCGGCCGAGGTCGCCGCGCTCTCCTCCGTGGCAGCCGCGGTGGGCGCTGCCGTGGCGGTGCCGCTCGGCCCGTGGGTGGAGTTCCGCCGCAAGCGGCCGGTGCTGATCACGATGGACCTGTCGCGGTTCGTGGCGCTGCTCACCATCCCCGCCGCGTACGCGCTCGGTGTGCTCACCTTCCTTCAGCTCCTGCTGGTCTCGGTCGTCGTCGCGGCGGCCGACATCACCTTCCGCGCCGCCTCCGGCGCGTACCTGAAGACGCTGCTGCCGGCCGAGGACCTGCTCGTCGCCAACGTCCGCTTCGAATCCACGGCCTGGACGACCACGATCATCGGACCACCACTGGGCGGCGCGGCGATCGGGCTCCTCGGTCCGCTGGCGACGGTGGTGGCCGACGCGGTCAGCTACCTGCTCTCGGCCCTGGGCATCCGCGCGACGGGCGGGGAGGAGCCGCCGCCCGAGCGCCGGGAGGCCGCGCGCATGCGGGCCGGAGACCTGCTCGACGGCTGGCGGTACATCCTCACCGACGCGACGCTGCGTCCGCTGTTCTTCAACACCGCGCTGTTCAATGGCCTGTTGATGGCCACCCAGCCGTTGCTGGCCGTCCTGATGATCGGCCGGCTCGGTTTCGCGCCGTGGCAGTACGGTCTCGCCTTCGCCGCGCCCTCGGTCGGCGGACTGCTCGGTTCTCGGCTGGCCCGGCCGCTCGTCACCCGGTTCGGGCAGCACCGGATCCTGGTCCTGGTCGGGGCCCTGCGCGCGCTCTGGCCCGTAGGCCTGGCCTTCCTGGGGCCGGGCACCGGCGGGCTGCTGCTGGTGATGGGCGTCGAACTCGGGCTCATCTTCTGCTGCGGGGTCTTCAACCCCGTGTACGCCACCTACCGCCTCGAACGCACCCCGACCGACCGGGCCGCCCGCACACTGTCCGCCTGGGCGGTGACGACCAAGGCCTCGACCGCGCTGCTGACGGCCGTCTGGGGTGTGCTGGGCGGCCTGCTCGGTCCGCGTACGGCCATCGGCCTGGCCGGCGTGCTCCTGCTGGCGACCCCGCTGCTGCTCCCCCGCCGCACGGCAGCGCCTCCCGCCGAACCGGAGCCGGCACCGGCGCACGCCCCGGCACGTGCTCGGCGCGCGCACCCCTGA
- a CDS encoding helix-turn-helix transcriptional regulator — protein sequence MPTQPGRSDRHRQLGAFLRSRRERLTPDEVGLPRTGRRRTPGLRREELALLAGISATWYTYLEQGREIRASEQVLNALATALRLDRHERDHLLRLAGHAPAAEAGEREPLTAGAGAVPLLLQPHPAYIIDGTYDVLGHNQAARELFPKLITGADRPANFVRWVFLEPVAREVLLDWEPEARGLLARLRTLAARHTGDARYTRLIEELNEGSPEVRDWWPRYEVQARHSGRKRLRHPRRGAIDYVYTAFHLAEQPERTLVVYFDSGGLPDGA from the coding sequence ATGCCCACGCAGCCGGGCCGAAGCGACCGACACCGTCAGCTCGGTGCGTTTCTGCGCAGCCGGAGAGAGCGCCTGACCCCGGACGAGGTGGGCCTGCCCCGGACCGGCCGCCGCCGGACCCCGGGGCTTCGCCGGGAGGAGCTGGCGCTGCTGGCCGGAATCAGCGCCACCTGGTACACGTACCTGGAGCAGGGGCGGGAGATCCGCGCCTCCGAACAGGTGCTGAACGCACTCGCCACGGCGCTGCGGCTCGACCGTCACGAGCGTGACCATCTCCTCCGGCTCGCCGGTCACGCGCCTGCGGCCGAAGCCGGGGAACGCGAGCCACTGACGGCCGGGGCCGGAGCCGTCCCCCTGTTGCTCCAGCCGCACCCGGCCTACATCATCGACGGCACCTACGACGTCCTCGGCCACAACCAGGCGGCCCGCGAACTGTTCCCGAAGCTCATCACCGGGGCGGACCGGCCGGCCAACTTCGTCCGCTGGGTGTTCCTCGAACCGGTGGCCCGGGAGGTGCTGCTCGACTGGGAACCCGAGGCCCGCGGCCTGCTCGCCCGGCTACGGACGCTGGCCGCACGCCACACCGGCGACGCGCGGTACACCCGGCTGATCGAGGAGCTGAACGAGGGCAGCCCGGAGGTGCGGGACTGGTGGCCCCGGTACGAGGTGCAGGCCCGGCACAGCGGTCGGAAACGGCTGCGGCATCCGCGGCGGGGAGCGATCGACTACGTGTACACCGCGTTCCACCTGGCCGAGCAGCCGGAACGGACGCTGGTGGTCTATTTCGACAGCGGCGGACTGCCCGACGGGGCGTAG